In Odontesthes bonariensis isolate fOdoBon6 chromosome 6, fOdoBon6.hap1, whole genome shotgun sequence, one genomic interval encodes:
- the LOC142382792 gene encoding natterin-3-like, with translation MRWYVAVVLAVLQLCSPTLQSDPLQDSPETPKPWLNPALENVFPSREVTNPPMIREIPDTETASHSLPMFDEHTNLKWVTWNGSLPNGAVGIFNGYAERTDYVCKVNCEAGFYNPSKGSFCQYPYADKEYASSKFEVLVNVDHFEFLMWVEESYGSVPQYAIKTCPKSDIYVGKNKYGLGKVVPQHEAFFLPWEGDEYWYKYYQVLAINRDSYSQHVSHVEYAIDQMELFHHPPEALKLTKVTNLECQNVQKTVTLEKTTAMEKTWDIGRETRNGSVSTMNAKVPILGPGDVDFTKEQTVTFTEGTTVVESISHSVSVQLAVPPNHSCAVRMDGRKMTADIPFTARLSRTNQNGETRWTYITGTYDGVSVGEINAVVERCQPVTDAPPCSPTQ, from the coding sequence AGCCATGGCTTAACCCCGCACTGGAAAACGTGTTCCCTTCCCGTGAAGTTACCAACCCGCCCATGATTAGAGAGATTCCAGACACAGAGACGGCCTCACACTCCCTCCCCATGTTTGATGAACACACCAACCTCAAGTGGGTCACTTGGAACGGGTCTCTGCCAAATGGTGCCGTCGGCATCTTTAATGGTTACGCAGAGCGCACAGACTATGTGTGCAAAGTCAACTGTGAAGCCGGCTTCTACAACCCCAGCAAGGGGAGCTTCTGCCAGTATCCCTACGCCGATAAAGAGTACGCCTCCTCCAAGTTCGAAGTGTTGGTCAACGTGGACCACTTTGAGTTCCTAATGTGGGTTGAAGAGTCGTACGGCTCAGTCCCGCAGTATGCCATCAAAACCTGCCCCAAGTCAGACATCTATGTGGGCAAGAACAAGTACGGACTTGGCAAAGTGGTACCCCAACACGAGGCCTTCTTCCTCCCCTGGGAAGGTGACGAGTACTGGTACAAGTATTACCAGGTTCTTGCGATCAACAGAGACAGCTACAGTCAGCACGTCTCTCATGTAGAGTACGCCATCGACCAAATGGAGCTCTTCCATCATCCTCCAGAGGCCCTGAAGCTCACCAAGGTCACAAACCTAGAATGCCAAAATGTGCAGAAGACGGTGACGCTGGAGAAGACCACCGCGATGGAGAAGACCTGGGACATCGGGAGGGAGACCCGGAATGGCTCCGTGTCCACCATGAACGCCAAAGTGCCCATCCTCGGCCCGGGGGACGTGGACTTCACCAAGGAGCAGACGGTGACCTTCACAGAGGGGACCACCGTGGTAGAGTCCATCAGTCACTCTGTTTCCGTGCAGCTGGCGGTCCCACCCAACCACTCCTGCGCCGTGAGGATGGACGGCAGGAAGATGACGGCAGACATCCCGTTCACGGCCCGGCTGAGCAGGACCAATCAAAACGGAGAAACCCGCTGGACTTACATCACCGGCACCTACGATGGCGTGAGTGTTGGCGAGATCAACGCTGTGGTGGAGAGGTGTCAGCCGGTGACCGATGCTCCTCCCTGCTCCCCAACACAATGA